In Paracoccaceae bacterium Fryx2, a single genomic region encodes these proteins:
- a CDS encoding xanthine dehydrogenase family protein, with translation MDGAKPGGAWIGRAMARREDVRLLTGRGRFVDDLTPGGALVLEVLRSPHGSGRIDGLDVTGARALPGVVAVFTAADLAGLGSAAVNALLPGVAAVPLPLLAVGRVQAVGQAVAAVVATSREVARDAVDLIVLDVAEDEAGPVPLLRHVWGAPFEPRGVPVMARVDHALVAPLALEPRAALAVPEEGGLCVWLSTQTPQRGRDDLCAILGIGRGRLRVIAPDVGGAFGGKASLMPEDALVALAALRLGQAVHWCATRSDEFQAATQGRGAASSGTLWLDADGRVRGLRAELEFPLGHWMPYSALAPLRNGGRILPGPYNVAAVEVVAGASLTNGAAVNIYRGAGRPEAAMLMERLMDRGAQALGLDPLELRRRNLALAPQVLPSGDRLCSGNFAGLLDQLERESGYAGLRAAQVARRAAGEVCGLGLALYVEPCGQGWETAEIRLMGDGRLVALTGSSAQG, from the coding sequence ATGGATGGGGCGAAGCCGGGTGGGGCGTGGATCGGGCGTGCGATGGCGCGGCGCGAGGATGTGCGGCTGCTGACCGGGCGCGGGCGGTTTGTCGATGACCTGACGCCCGGGGGCGCGCTGGTGCTGGAGGTGCTGCGCAGCCCGCATGGCTCGGGCAGGATCGACGGGCTGGACGTGACCGGGGCGCGGGCCTTGCCGGGGGTGGTGGCGGTGTTCACCGCGGCCGATCTGGCGGGGCTGGGGTCGGCGGCGGTGAATGCCCTGCTGCCGGGGGTTGCGGCGGTGCCGCTGCCGCTGCTGGCTGTGGGGCGGGTGCAGGCCGTGGGGCAGGCGGTGGCCGCCGTGGTGGCGACCAGCCGGGAGGTGGCGCGCGATGCGGTGGATCTGATCGTGCTGGATGTGGCCGAGGACGAGGCCGGGCCGGTGCCGCTGCTGCGGCATGTCTGGGGGGCACCGTTCGAGCCCCGGGGGGTGCCGGTGATGGCGCGCGTCGATCATGCGCTGGTGGCGCCCCTTGCGCTGGAGCCTCGCGCGGCGCTGGCGGTGCCGGAAGAGGGGGGGCTGTGTGTCTGGCTTTCGACGCAGACGCCGCAGCGCGGGCGCGATGATCTGTGCGCCATTCTGGGGATTGGCCGGGGCCGGCTGCGGGTGATTGCGCCCGATGTCGGCGGGGCCTTTGGCGGCAAGGCGTCGCTGATGCCCGAGGATGCGCTTGTGGCGCTGGCCGCACTGCGGCTGGGGCAAGCGGTGCATTGGTGCGCCACGCGGTCGGACGAGTTTCAGGCGGCGACGCAGGGGCGGGGGGCGGCGAGTTCCGGCACCCTGTGGCTGGACGCGGATGGCAGGGTGCGGGGGCTGCGGGCCGAGCTGGAGTTTCCGTTGGGGCACTGGATGCCCTATTCGGCGCTGGCACCGCTGCGCAATGGCGGGCGCATCCTGCCGGGGCCCTACAACGTGGCGGCGGTGGAGGTTGTGGCCGGGGCATCCCTGACCAATGGCGCGGCGGTGAACATCTATCGCGGCGCCGGGCGGCCCGAGGCGGCGATGCTGATGGAGCGGCTGATGGACCGCGGCGCGCAGGCACTGGGGCTTGACCCGCTGGAGTTGCGGCGGCGCAATCTGGCACTGGCGCCGCAAGTGTTGCCCTCGGGTGACCGGCTGTGTTCGGGCAATTTCGCCGGGCTGCTGGACCAGCTGGAACGGGAGTCGGGCTATGCCGGATTGCGGGCGGCGCAAGTGGCGCGGCGGGCGGCGGGCGAGGTCTGCGGGCTGGGCCTTGCGCTTTACGTCGAGCCTTGCGGGCAGGGCTGGGAGACGGCCGAGATCCGGCTGATGGGCGACGGGCGGCTGGTGGCGCTGACCGGGTCGTCGGCGCAGGGCTAG
- a CDS encoding LysR family transcriptional regulator, which translates to MRPSLRQIEAFLAVADHGTFSRAAERLGTTQPAISQSVRELEATLTLRLFDRTTRRVVLTEAGQAFREQALKGLAELDRAVAQARDHAGLRQGHVRLAAPPLLAATVLPGILATFRTAHPGLTLALADLGTEQIIVQVPSGHADLGLGTFPPGDTDLARHPILHDEMMVFAPPAADLPAAPCWADLAGHPVIALAPSSGLRLLTDLGFAAVGLTLRPAFEVHGIATALALAGAGLGLAILPGYARAALSGPAPTLHARPLTRPTIGREVALIHAQDRSLSPAATTFADHLTRALRKSVP; encoded by the coding sequence ATGCGCCCCAGCCTGCGCCAGATCGAGGCGTTCCTTGCCGTGGCCGACCACGGCACCTTCTCGCGCGCCGCCGAACGGTTGGGCACCACCCAGCCCGCCATCAGCCAGTCGGTGCGCGAGCTTGAGGCAACGCTGACCCTGCGCCTGTTCGACCGCACCACCCGCCGCGTGGTGCTGACCGAGGCCGGGCAGGCGTTCCGCGAGCAGGCGTTGAAGGGGCTGGCCGAACTTGACCGGGCGGTGGCGCAGGCCCGCGACCATGCCGGGCTGCGGCAGGGCCATGTCCGGCTCGCCGCGCCGCCCCTGCTGGCGGCGACAGTGCTGCCCGGCATCCTCGCCACTTTCCGTACGGCACACCCTGGCCTGACGCTGGCTTTGGCCGATCTTGGCACCGAACAGATCATCGTGCAGGTCCCAAGCGGACATGCCGACCTCGGGCTGGGCACCTTTCCGCCCGGCGACACCGACCTGGCCCGCCACCCGATCCTGCATGACGAGATGATGGTCTTCGCCCCGCCGGCCGCCGACCTGCCCGCCGCCCCCTGCTGGGCAGATCTGGCGGGGCACCCGGTCATCGCGCTGGCCCCCTCCAGCGGGCTGCGCCTGCTGACCGACCTCGGCTTCGCCGCCGTCGGCCTGACCCTGCGCCCGGCGTTCGAGGTCCACGGCATCGCCACCGCGCTGGCCCTCGCCGGAGCCGGTCTCGGCCTTGCCATCCTGCCCGGCTACGCCCGCGCCGCCCTGTCCGGCCCCGCCCCGACGCTGCACGCCCGCCCGCTGACGCGGCCCACCATCGGCCGCGAGGTCGCCCTGATCCACGCGCAGGACCGCAGCCTATCCCCCGCCGCCACTACCTTCGCCGACCACCTGACCCGCGCCCTGCGCAAAAGCGTGCCCTGA
- a CDS encoding AMP-binding protein, translating to MSSQALGPTGHSDAFTRENLPPAELWPEIGLGRFQYPEYLNAAVELTDRMVERGFGDHVALIGNGRQRTYKELTDWTNRIAQALVADFGVKPGNRVLIRSANNPAMVAAWLAATKAGAVVVNTMPMLRAGELARIVDKAEISHALCDTRLMDELAVCAKGSRFLSTVIGFDGTANHDAELDRAALSKPVRYQAVLTGRDDVALLGFTSGTTGEPKATMHFHRDILIIADAYAAEVLAVTPQDVFVGSPPLAFTFGLGGLAVFPLRFGAAAALLENASPPNLIEIIQKYRATVCFTAPTAYRAMLRAMEDGADLSSLRAAVSAGETLPGPVYDEWIAKTGKPMLDGIGSTEMLHIFLTNRFGDSHPSCTGRPLTGYEAKVIGPDGAEVPRGEIGRLAVRGPVGCRYLSAPDRQRDYVKDGWNLTGDSFWQDEAGYFHFAARTDGIILSAGYNIAGPEVEAALLSHPDVVECAVIGVPDEERGQIVEAHVVLAAGVLPDGATAKVLQDHVKAVIAPFKYPRRVVFLDALPKTESGKIQRFRLQSEG from the coding sequence ATGAGCAGTCAAGCCCTTGGTCCGACAGGACATTCTGATGCTTTCACGCGTGAAAACCTGCCGCCCGCCGAGCTGTGGCCCGAGATCGGGTTGGGCAGGTTCCAGTATCCCGAATATCTGAATGCGGCGGTGGAGCTGACCGACCGGATGGTGGAGCGCGGCTTTGGCGACCATGTGGCCCTGATCGGCAACGGGCGGCAGCGGACCTACAAGGAACTGACCGACTGGACCAACCGGATCGCGCAGGCGCTGGTTGCGGATTTCGGGGTCAAGCCCGGCAACCGCGTGCTGATCCGGTCGGCCAACAATCCGGCGATGGTGGCGGCATGGCTGGCCGCGACCAAGGCAGGGGCGGTGGTGGTGAATACCATGCCGATGCTGCGGGCGGGCGAGCTCGCCCGGATCGTCGACAAGGCCGAGATCAGCCACGCGCTCTGCGACACGCGGCTGATGGATGAACTGGCGGTCTGCGCCAAGGGCAGCCGGTTCCTCTCGACCGTGATCGGCTTTGACGGCACCGCCAACCATGACGCCGAACTGGACCGGGCGGCGCTGTCGAAACCGGTGCGGTATCAGGCGGTGCTGACCGGGCGGGATGACGTGGCGCTCTTGGGCTTCACCTCGGGCACCACGGGCGAGCCGAAGGCGACGATGCATTTCCACCGCGACATCCTGATCATCGCCGATGCCTATGCCGCCGAGGTGCTGGCGGTGACGCCGCAGGATGTGTTTGTCGGCTCGCCACCGCTGGCCTTCACCTTCGGGCTGGGGGGATTGGCGGTTTTTCCGCTACGGTTCGGCGCGGCGGCGGCGCTGCTGGAGAATGCCTCGCCGCCGAACCTGATCGAGATCATCCAGAAATACCGTGCAACCGTGTGTTTCACCGCGCCGACAGCCTACCGGGCGATGCTGCGCGCGATGGAGGACGGGGCCGACCTGTCGAGCCTGCGCGCCGCGGTCTCGGCGGGCGAGACGCTGCCGGGGCCGGTTTATGACGAGTGGATCGCGAAGACCGGCAAGCCGATGCTGGACGGGATCGGCTCGACCGAGATGCTGCACATCTTCCTGACCAACCGCTTCGGCGACAGCCATCCGTCCTGCACCGGGCGCCCCTTGACCGGCTACGAGGCGAAGGTCATCGGGCCGGACGGGGCCGAGGTGCCGCGCGGCGAGATCGGACGGCTGGCGGTGCGCGGGCCAGTGGGCTGCCGCTACCTGAGCGCACCGGACCGGCAGCGTGATTACGTGAAGGACGGCTGGAACCTGACGGGCGACAGCTTCTGGCAGGACGAGGCAGGATACTTCCACTTCGCCGCGCGCACCGACGGGATCATCCTGTCGGCGGGCTACAACATCGCGGGGCCCGAGGTGGAGGCCGCCCTGCTGTCGCACCCCGACGTGGTGGAATGCGCGGTGATCGGCGTGCCGGACGAGGAGCGCGGCCAGATCGTCGAGGCCCATGTCGTGCTGGCGGCGGGGGTGCTGCCGGATGGGGCGACGGCCAAGGTGCTGCAGGACCATGTGAAGGCGGTGATCGCGCCGTTCAAGTATCCGCGCCGGGTGGTGTTTTTGGACGCGCTGCCGAAGACGGAGAGCGGCAAGATCCAGCGGTTCCGGTTGCAATCGGAGGGTTAG
- a CDS encoding RidA family protein, which yields MTHEFLHPRAWKPALGYSNGVAASGRMVFCGGLIGWNADQVFETDDFVGQVAQTLRNIVAVLDCAGARPEHLVRLTWYVTDKAEYLGSLRDLGRVYREILGRNYPAMALVQVVALVEDRAKVEIEATAVVPLADEMVDRGLT from the coding sequence ATGACCCATGAGTTTCTGCATCCCAGGGCGTGGAAGCCCGCGCTGGGCTATTCCAACGGCGTGGCCGCCTCGGGGCGGATGGTGTTCTGCGGCGGGCTGATCGGCTGGAATGCCGACCAGGTGTTCGAGACCGACGATTTCGTGGGTCAGGTGGCGCAGACCCTCCGCAACATCGTGGCGGTGCTGGATTGTGCGGGGGCGCGGCCCGAGCATCTGGTGCGGCTGACCTGGTATGTCACCGACAAGGCCGAATACCTCGGCAGCCTGCGCGATCTGGGGCGGGTGTATCGCGAGATCCTCGGGCGGAATTACCCGGCCATGGCGCTGGTGCAGGTGGTGGCGCTGGTCGAGGACCGCGCAAAGGTCGAGATCGAGGCGACGGCGGTGGTGCCTCTGGCCGACGAAATGGTTGACAGAGGGTTGACATGA
- a CDS encoding thioesterase family protein has protein sequence MSYTRIIPVEFNHCDPAGIVFYPRYFEMTNSVVENFFAEVLGYPFARISVVEKCGVPTVRIVTDFRAPSRLGDRVGFTLEILRIGGSSVRFLVTARAGEELRLTADLTLVWVTPEGRAAPWPEEIRAAMTAFHQGAAA, from the coding sequence ATGAGCTATACCCGCATCATCCCGGTCGAGTTCAACCACTGCGACCCGGCGGGGATCGTGTTCTATCCGCGCTATTTCGAGATGACCAACTCGGTGGTCGAGAACTTCTTTGCCGAGGTGCTGGGCTATCCCTTCGCCCGCATCTCGGTGGTCGAGAAATGCGGCGTGCCGACGGTGCGGATCGTGACCGACTTCCGCGCGCCGTCGCGGCTGGGCGACAGGGTGGGCTTCACGCTGGAGATCCTGCGGATCGGTGGATCGTCGGTGCGGTTTCTGGTCACCGCGCGGGCGGGGGAGGAACTGCGCCTGACCGCCGACCTGACGCTGGTCTGGGTGACGCCCGAGGGTCGCGCCGCGCCCTGGCCAGAGGAGATCCGCGCCGCCATGACCGCCTTTCACCAAGGAGCCGCCGCATGA
- a CDS encoding acyl-CoA dehydrogenase family protein, with protein MADRSFLEWPFFEDRHRALAGALETWCAAHLPVDHGDVDAACKGLVRLLGEGGWLQHSAAGAGEVLDVRSLCLIRETLARHDGLADFAFAMQGLGMGAVSLFGSPEQRLWLEKTRAGAAIAAFALTEPGAGSDVAATATTAARVAGGYVLNGEKTYISNGGIADVYVIFARTGEAPGARGLSAFLMPADVAGLSVVERIAVMAPHPLAHLRLDDVALPEAARIGGAGDGFKVAMSVLDVFRATVGAAALGFARRALDEALARVQARRIGGAPLADLQMVQCHIADMALEVDAAALLVYRAAWTKDRGAARVSREAAMAKLYATEAAQRVIDAALQLHGGDGVRTGFAVEGLYREIRALRIYEGASDVQRVVIARAVLAEAKVEAAP; from the coding sequence ATGGCAGATCGTTCGTTTCTGGAATGGCCGTTCTTCGAGGACCGGCATCGCGCGCTGGCCGGGGCGCTGGAGACGTGGTGCGCGGCACACCTGCCGGTGGATCATGGCGATGTCGATGCGGCCTGCAAAGGGCTGGTGCGGCTGCTGGGGGAAGGTGGCTGGCTGCAGCACAGCGCCGCCGGGGCGGGCGAGGTGCTGGACGTGCGCAGCCTGTGCCTGATCCGCGAGACGCTGGCGCGCCATGACGGGCTGGCCGACTTCGCCTTTGCCATGCAGGGGCTGGGGATGGGCGCGGTGTCGCTGTTCGGGTCACCCGAGCAGCGGCTGTGGCTGGAGAAGACCCGGGCCGGGGCGGCGATTGCCGCCTTTGCGCTGACCGAGCCGGGCGCCGGGTCGGATGTGGCGGCAACCGCCACGACTGCCGCACGGGTGGCGGGCGGCTATGTGCTGAACGGCGAGAAGACCTATATCTCGAACGGCGGCATTGCGGATGTCTATGTGATCTTTGCCCGGACCGGCGAGGCGCCGGGGGCGCGCGGGTTGTCGGCCTTCCTGATGCCCGCCGATGTGGCGGGGCTCTCGGTGGTGGAGCGGATCGCGGTGATGGCGCCGCATCCGCTGGCGCATCTGCGGCTTGACGATGTGGCGCTGCCCGAGGCGGCGCGGATCGGCGGGGCGGGCGACGGGTTCAAGGTGGCGATGTCGGTGCTCGACGTGTTCCGCGCCACGGTGGGGGCGGCAGCATTGGGCTTTGCCCGCCGCGCGCTGGACGAGGCGCTGGCGCGGGTGCAGGCCCGGCGCATCGGCGGCGCGCCGCTGGCGGATTTGCAGATGGTGCAGTGCCATATTGCCGACATGGCGCTGGAGGTCGATGCGGCGGCCCTGCTGGTCTATCGCGCCGCCTGGACCAAGGACAGGGGCGCCGCCCGGGTCAGCCGCGAGGCGGCGATGGCCAAGCTTTACGCCACCGAGGCGGCGCAGCGGGTGATCGACGCCGCGCTGCAACTGCATGGCGGCGACGGGGTGCGGACCGGGTTCGCGGTGGAAGGCCTCTACCGCGAGATCCGGGCGCTGCGCATCTATGAAGGGGCCAGCGACGTGCAGCGCGTGGTGATCGCCCGCGCCGTGCTGGCCGAGGCCAAGGTGGAGGCCGCGCCATGA
- a CDS encoding enoyl-CoA hydratase family protein: MTQMASHQPEHFSWTVRDRIATIRLTRPDRKNPLTFDSYAELRDTFRALPYAEDVDVVILGSNGGNFCSGGDVHDIIGPLVGLDMKGLLAFTRMTGDLVRAMIGCHKPVIAAVDGVCVGAGAILAMASDLRLATPEAKTAFLFTRVGLAGCDMGACAMLPRIVGQGRAADLLYTGRSMTAAEGERWGFWNSLHAADTLEAEALALARRIADGPTFAHGITKTQLNQEWNMGLDQAIEAEAQAQAICMQTQDFARAYHAFVAKERPVFGGN, from the coding sequence ATGACCCAGATGGCCAGCCATCAGCCGGAGCATTTCTCGTGGACGGTGCGGGACCGCATCGCCACCATCCGCCTGACCCGCCCCGACCGCAAGAACCCGCTGACCTTCGACAGCTACGCCGAACTGCGCGACACCTTCCGCGCCCTGCCCTATGCCGAGGATGTCGACGTGGTGATCCTCGGCTCGAACGGCGGCAACTTCTGCTCGGGGGGCGATGTGCACGACATCATCGGCCCGCTGGTGGGGCTGGACATGAAGGGCCTGCTGGCCTTCACCCGGATGACCGGCGATCTGGTCCGCGCGATGATCGGCTGCCACAAGCCGGTGATCGCGGCGGTCGATGGGGTCTGCGTCGGGGCCGGGGCGATCCTTGCCATGGCATCCGACCTGCGGCTGGCAACGCCGGAGGCCAAGACTGCCTTCCTGTTCACCCGCGTCGGGCTGGCGGGTTGCGACATGGGGGCCTGCGCCATGCTGCCCCGCATCGTCGGTCAGGGCCGCGCCGCGGACCTGCTCTATACCGGGCGCAGCATGACGGCCGCCGAGGGCGAGCGCTGGGGCTTCTGGAACAGCCTGCACGCCGCCGACACGCTGGAGGCCGAGGCGCTGGCGCTGGCCCGGCGCATCGCCGACGGGCCGACCTTCGCGCATGGCATCACCAAGACGCAACTGAACCAGGAATGGAACATGGGGCTGGATCAGGCGATCGAGGCCGAGGCCCAGGCCCAGGCGATCTGCATGCAGACCCAGGATTTCGCGCGGGCCTACCATGCCTTTGTCGCGAAGGAACGGCCGGTGTTCGGCGGCAACTGA
- a CDS encoding MarR family transcriptional regulator has protein sequence MTKPSDPLSKRRLKTWIRILGVTRTAESHLREFLRVNHATTLPRFDVMAALWRRREGVTMSELSRLLLVSNGNATAVVDRLEKDGLARRTQSETDRRTIHVALTDAGLRQFEGLAAEHEHEVNALFGALTEADLDALTDILKRIKEDRA, from the coding sequence ATGACGAAACCATCCGACCCGCTGTCCAAGCGCCGCCTCAAGACCTGGATCCGCATCCTCGGCGTGACCCGCACCGCCGAAAGCCACCTGCGCGAGTTCCTGCGCGTCAACCACGCCACCACGCTGCCGCGCTTCGACGTGATGGCCGCCCTGTGGCGGCGGCGCGAGGGCGTGACGATGTCGGAGCTTTCGCGCCTGCTGCTGGTGTCGAACGGCAACGCCACCGCCGTGGTCGACCGGCTGGAAAAGGACGGTCTGGCCCGCCGCACCCAGTCGGAAACCGACCGCCGCACCATCCACGTCGCCCTGACCGACGCGGGCCTGCGCCAGTTCGAGGGCCTGGCCGCCGAGCATGAACACGAGGTCAACGCCCTGTTCGGCGCGCTGACCGAGGCCGATCTCGACGCGCTGACCGACATCCTGAAACGCATCAAGGAAGACCGGGCATGA
- a CDS encoding SDR family oxidoreductase: MTARRTLVTGGGSGIGRAIARAFAQAGDHVTITGRRIEPLQETAVGHDMACRLADVTDEAQVAALFDTPFDVVVANAGEGTAARLGDTTLEMWSQTLAVTLTGVFLTFRAALPGMGPGGRLIAIGSTASLKGGANVAAYTAAKHGVLGLVRSVALEVAKKGITCNAVCPGFVATPMADRAAEGLMARRGIDRAAADALLCSDNPGGRLISPEEVAGAVLYLASSAASMVNGHALAVSGGEI, from the coding sequence ATGACCGCGCGCCGCACCCTGGTCACCGGCGGCGGGTCTGGCATCGGCCGCGCCATCGCCCGCGCCTTCGCGCAAGCGGGGGATCACGTCACCATCACCGGCCGCCGCATCGAGCCCTTGCAGGAAACCGCCGTGGGTCACGACATGGCCTGCCGCCTTGCCGACGTGACCGACGAGGCGCAGGTGGCCGCGCTGTTCGACACGCCCTTCGACGTGGTGGTGGCCAATGCCGGCGAGGGCACGGCGGCGCGGCTGGGCGACACCACGCTGGAGATGTGGAGCCAGACGCTGGCGGTGACGCTGACCGGCGTGTTCCTGACCTTCCGCGCGGCGCTGCCGGGCATGGGGCCGGGCGGGCGGCTGATCGCCATCGGCTCCACCGCCAGCCTGAAGGGCGGCGCCAACGTCGCCGCCTACACCGCCGCCAAGCACGGCGTGCTGGGCCTCGTGCGCTCGGTCGCGCTGGAGGTGGCGAAGAAGGGCATCACCTGCAACGCGGTCTGCCCCGGCTTCGTCGCCACTCCGATGGCCGACCGTGCCGCCGAGGGCCTGATGGCGCGGCGCGGCATCGACCGCGCCGCGGCCGATGCGCTGCTTTGCAGCGACAACCCCGGCGGCCGGCTGATCTCGCCCGAGGAAGTGGCGGGCGCGGTGCTTTACCTCGCCTCGTCGGCGGCTTCGATGGTCAACGGCCACGCGCTGGCGGTTTCGGGGGGCGAGATATGA
- a CDS encoding bifunctional salicylyl-CoA 5-hydroxylase/oxidoreductase: MKVLCLGGGPAGLYFAISMKLRDPAHQVTVLERNRANDTFGWGVVLSDDALGRMQKNDPQSTEAIRNAFAYWDDIAVVHDGVRTVSGGHGFAGIGRKAMLILLQARARELGVDLRFETEFRSVEEYRHDYDLVVATDGINSLVRREYAEVFKPDVDLRQCKFVWLGTHAKFDDAFTFIFEKTEHGWVWAHVYQFDDATATFIVECLPETWDRWGFADMSKEDTVATCQRIFAAHLGGHDLMSNATHLRGSAVWMQFPRVICEKWFHENVVLMGDAAATAHFSIGSGSRLAFDSAIALADYLHSEPTLEGAFLRYQEERRVEVLRLQSAARNSLEWFEQVERYLDMPPQQFAYSLLTRSQRISHENLRLRDPAWLRSAEDWFQEQAGGKAGRAPMFAPFRLRDMVLENRIVVSPMAQYKAVDGCPTDWHFVHYAERAKGGAGLVFTEMTCVSPQGRITPGCTGLYAPEHEAAWRRLVAFTHAETAAKICCQIGHSGRKGSTQLGWETMDAPLADENWPLISASALPWQAGNAVPKAMDRADMDAVKNDFIRAVQMADRAGFDMVELHAAHGYLISSFISPASNVRTDAYGGSLENRMRYPLEVFAAMRAAWPAAKPMSVRISATDWIGDDGVTPSDAVAIAAMFAAAGADIIDVSAGQTSTDARPVYGRMFQTPFSDRIRNEAGIATMAVGNIFEADHVNSILMAGRADLVCLARPHLADPYWTLHAAMQLGDTATRWPLPYLPGRDQAARLAQKSAEAIRA; the protein is encoded by the coding sequence ATGAAGGTGCTTTGCCTCGGTGGTGGCCCCGCGGGTCTGTATTTCGCCATTTCGATGAAACTGCGCGATCCCGCCCATCAGGTCACCGTGCTCGAACGCAACCGCGCCAATGACACCTTCGGCTGGGGCGTCGTGCTGTCCGACGATGCCCTTGGCCGGATGCAGAAGAACGACCCGCAAAGCACCGAGGCCATCCGCAACGCCTTCGCCTACTGGGACGATATCGCCGTGGTCCACGACGGGGTGCGGACCGTCTCGGGCGGGCACGGCTTTGCGGGCATCGGCCGCAAGGCGATGCTGATCCTCTTGCAGGCCCGCGCCCGCGAGCTTGGCGTCGATCTGCGCTTCGAGACCGAATTCCGCAGCGTCGAGGAATACCGTCACGACTACGATCTTGTCGTAGCCACCGACGGCATCAACAGCCTGGTGCGCCGCGAATACGCCGAGGTCTTCAAGCCCGATGTCGATCTGCGGCAGTGCAAGTTCGTCTGGCTGGGCACCCACGCCAAGTTCGACGACGCCTTCACCTTCATCTTCGAGAAGACCGAACACGGCTGGGTCTGGGCGCATGTCTACCAGTTCGACGACGCGACCGCGACCTTCATCGTCGAATGCCTGCCCGAAACCTGGGACCGCTGGGGTTTCGCCGACATGTCGAAGGAAGACACCGTCGCCACCTGCCAGCGCATCTTCGCGGCGCACCTTGGCGGCCACGACCTGATGTCGAACGCCACCCACCTGCGCGGCTCTGCGGTGTGGATGCAGTTCCCCCGTGTGATCTGTGAAAAATGGTTTCACGAAAATGTCGTGCTGATGGGCGACGCGGCGGCGACAGCACATTTCTCGATCGGCTCCGGCTCGCGTCTTGCGTTTGACAGTGCCATCGCCCTTGCCGACTACCTCCATTCCGAACCGACGCTGGAAGGCGCCTTCCTGCGCTATCAGGAGGAACGCCGGGTCGAGGTGCTGCGCCTGCAATCGGCCGCGCGCAACAGTCTGGAATGGTTCGAGCAGGTCGAGCGTTACCTTGACATGCCGCCGCAGCAGTTCGCCTATTCCCTGCTGACCCGCAGCCAGCGCATCAGCCACGAAAACCTGCGCCTGCGCGATCCGGCATGGCTGCGCAGCGCCGAGGACTGGTTTCAGGAACAGGCGGGCGGCAAGGCGGGCCGCGCGCCGATGTTCGCGCCGTTCCGGCTGCGCGACATGGTGCTGGAAAACCGCATCGTCGTCTCGCCCATGGCGCAATACAAGGCGGTCGATGGCTGCCCGACCGACTGGCATTTCGTGCATTACGCCGAACGGGCCAAGGGCGGCGCGGGCCTCGTCTTCACCGAGATGACCTGCGTTTCGCCGCAGGGCCGCATCACCCCCGGCTGCACCGGGCTCTACGCCCCGGAACACGAGGCCGCATGGCGCCGATTGGTTGCCTTCACCCATGCCGAAACGGCGGCAAAGATCTGCTGCCAGATCGGCCATTCCGGCCGCAAGGGCTCGACCCAGCTTGGCTGGGAAACCATGGATGCGCCGCTGGCCGACGAAAACTGGCCGCTGATCTCGGCCTCGGCCCTGCCGTGGCAGGCAGGCAATGCCGTGCCGAAGGCGATGGACCGCGCCGACATGGATGCGGTGAAAAACGATTTCATCCGCGCCGTGCAGATGGCCGACCGCGCCGGTTTCGACATGGTCGAACTGCACGCCGCGCACGGCTACCTGATCAGCAGCTTCATCTCGCCCGCCTCCAACGTCCGCACAGATGCGTATGGCGGCAGTCTGGAAAACCGGATGCGCTACCCCCTGGAAGTTTTCGCCGCGATGCGCGCCGCCTGGCCCGCCGCCAAGCCGATGTCGGTGCGGATCTCGGCCACCGACTGGATCGGTGACGACGGCGTGACGCCCTCGGATGCGGTCGCGATTGCGGCGATGTTCGCCGCCGCCGGGGCCGACATCATCGACGTGTCGGCCGGCCAGACCAGCACCGACGCCCGCCCGGTTTACGGCCGCATGTTCCAGACCCCGTTCAGCGACCGCATCCGCAACGAGGCGGGCATCGCCACCATGGCAGTCGGCAACATCTTCGAGGCCGACCACGTCAATTCCATCCTGATGGCCGGGCGCGCCGATCTGGTATGCCTCGCCCGCCCGCATCTGGCCGATCCCTACTGGACGCTGCACGCCGCCATGCAGCTGGGCGACACCGCAACCCGCTGGCCGCTGCCCTACCTGCCGGGCCGCGATCAGGCCGCGCGGCTGGCCCAGAAATCGGCAGAGGCGATCCGGGCATGA